The genome window GTTATTCATAAAACGATTTCTTTAAGTATAAATTAACTAAGTAATCGACTGTAAATAGAGACTCGATAACAGTTGGTCTTCAACAAGGCATAAGGAATGAAAAGAgtataaaatgaataatcaTAATCACAATTTACCGCGTCTCTTTAAAGCTTGATGAACAATGTCATAAACTGAAGCATCGAAACTTTTCCACTCAATGCCTAATAGTTTTTGTGTGACTGCTGAATCATAACGAATATCTAATTGTTTACAATCTTCGACTGCAGGAGGGATAGTACCTTTTATTTGTGGGAACTGTTTGTTGATCGAATTAGCAATAAGTTGATCACTATATGTGCCTGCAGACAGTAACAATCTTTTACCGTCAAATTTGTCCTCTTGTATAGCCTTAACATGTGCTAGAGCCACATCATCAACATGAACGTAACTCATCGCATAGTCTTGAGACAGTTTTTCAGTAGGTGGAAGGCacaaaattttattgacaAATTCACAAGAAACATTTAATGTATCTTTAACATCTTCGTCAAACATTTGTCTTCCAAATACCATGGCTGGATTCACGGCAgtgaatttaaaatcaacttcatctttgttttcttttagGAAATCCCAAGCAGCCTTTTCTGAATATGTCTTTGAACCAAGGTAACACATGAAAGAGCTGGTTTTTGCTTGTTCCCAAGTAATTGGATTCCAATCCTTCTCTGTAGTAACTACAGAGAAATCATTAACATTTATAATTGCAGCAATGGAAGATGTCATCACAACATGTTTGACACTTCTTGGAgcaaattttttaatagcACTTAATATACTTTTGGTACCATTGACAGCTGGCAACAAGTAATGGTTTTCGAAGTCAGTATTTCCCTCTTCAGGTAGTGGAGAAGCCATATGTATAACGTTATCTATTTCCTTACCATGCTTCTTTAAAGTTTCGTCGAATGCATCCAATTTTGTTATATcagaaataatttcaaatgataaatttggGTTATTAAATTGTCTAATTACCTTATCAGCTTTAGCTTGCGATCTAACTGTCCCAATAACTTTGTAGTTTTGGGATAGTAATAAGTTGATTACATGTAAAGCAATGAATCCTGAAGCACCAGTAACTAAGACAGccatttttgttattgttgttgttagTATAtcctttatttttatttgttgttGAAGTTGTAGTAAGTTACAAGGACATCCAAACTACATACtagaaagaaaattttaagCACAATCGACCAAagtattcaaaaattgctatcattttatataatggATAGATATATGATTCTAATGTCATTGAACCAAAAAAGTTCCAATCCCTTATCCTAGCGCAATGAGTACTTAGTATTAGGATGATTAGTAATGCAAATGTGTTAATTCATCTCAGCCTCTTTTCCTTTCTCTTATTCGC of Tetrapisispora phaffii CBS 4417 chromosome 13, complete genome contains these proteins:
- the TPHA0M01160 gene encoding SDR family oxidoreductase — protein: MAVLVTGASGFIALHVINLLLSQNYKVIGTVRSQAKADKVIRQFNNPNLSFEIISDITKLDAFDETLKKHGKEIDNVIHMASPLPEEGNTDFENHYLLPAVNGTKSILSAIKKFAPRSVKHVVMTSSIAAIINVNDFSVVTTEKDWNPITWEQAKTSSFMCYLGSKTYSEKAAWDFLKENKDEVDFKFTAVNPAMVFGRQMFDEDVKDTLNVSCEFVNKILCLPPTEKLSQDYAMSYVHVDDVALAHVKAIQEDKFDGKRLLLSAGTYSDQLIANSINKQFPQIKGTIPPAVEDCKQLDIRYDSAVTQKLLGIEWKSFDASVYDIVHQALKRRGKL